The Aneurinibacillus migulanus genome contains the following window.
ACCCAGATTATTTAACGATTATATACGGATACGATTATCGTTTCCCACGAAAATACAGCAAGTTAATTAAACAGAAGAATATAGGGAAGAAACTAAAAACAGCTATTTCTGAATATAAATTAGGAAAAGAGATGTTGACACACAATCTGGACAGTATTAATGAAAACAATAAAGAATATCAACAGCTAGTAGCAAATATGCTTTTTGAAACAAGTAAAGAAAAAGAAATTGATCCAAGGCTGTAAGAATACTAAAAAGTCGCTCACTTGAGCGGCTTTTTGTTTGGATTTTTTTGTAAGGTTCAGCAACACCATTTTTTCCTCATAGGCATATACCAATGAATATGTAAGCTCATTTGTAGGTTGGTACTCATTGTGGCTGTATGTTACAACACAAGGAGAAATTGGATTGGGAGGGAAAAAGTGAGTATCGAAATAACACTAATGGGGTTGTTGGTTGGATTTTTAGTTGGTTTGACCGGAGTAGGAGGGGCTGCGCTTTTAACTCCCATTTTAATTATTATAGGTGTTCAACCTTCTATTGCAGTAGGAACTGATTTAGTCTACAACTCTGTTACAAAAATGTTTGGTGTTATCCAGCATTGGAAGCAGAAAACAGTAAATTTTACATTAGTAAAATATTTGGCTATCGGTAGTATTCCTAGTGCGATTATTGCTGTATCTGCCCTGCATTTCTTTGCCGACGTTTATCACAACCAGGAAGAATTCATCAAAAGCGCGCTCGGATATGTGTTAATCCTTGTGTCCATTGCTACCATTATTCGTGTGTTTTTTGATAAGAGACTGCGACCCAATCGCTGGCAGCTAGCACCGATTGAAGAAAAAAAAGGATTGACCATTTGTATCGGTGTTGTTTTCGGCTTTATTGTAGGGCTTACCTCTATCGGTTCGGGTTCCTTATTTGCTGTAGCTATGTTATACCTGTATCGTATGCAGGCATCGGAGTTAGTAGGGACCGATATTGCCCATGCATTTCTTCTTGTAACAGTTGCAGGTGTACTCCATGCTGGCGCTGGCAGTGTAGACTATTTATTAGTAGGCAATCTTCTTCTGGGTTCCATCCCAGGTGTTATGTTCGGTAGCACCTTATCGGCCAAAGTTCCAGCCAGGCCTCTGCGTACGATTATCGCTACAATTATCCTCATAAGTGGCTTAAAGCTTATATAAAAAGTACTTCAAAATCTTTTCTTCTTCCCGTAAGTCCATTTTCTTTTTTATATACAAATAAAAAAGAAAAATGCTCCGGGAAGAAGGAGAGATTTGCAATTACCCTTTTGTTTCAGGATGCACTACCGGAGCGGTCAGTACTTCAACCAGTGCTGGCCGATTGGATGCAAGTGCTTGCTGTAGTATTTCTTCGAGCTTTGTATCTGAATCAATCCGGTATCCATTCCAGCTACATGCTTGGGCTAATGTAACAAAATCAGGATTTGTCAGATCGGTACCTTCCTGATTAAATCCACTTACGATCATCTTATCGCGTTCCATCTGCAAATAACCATTGTTAAATACGATGACAGTAATCTGCAGATTATACCTCGTAGCTGTTAGTAAGTCAGCCAGAACCATTTCAAGACCGCCGTCTCCAACGATGGCGACTACCTGTCTTTCTGGCATACATAATTTGGCTGCCAGCGCAGCGGGAAGTCCGAATCCCATCGTCCTCCATTCGCCGGAGAACAGCATTTCCTGCTGCTGCGAACGAAAGTTTCGATTCATCCATACGGTTACATCACCCGTATCAAGCGTAAGAATAGCATTAGGTTGCACAGATTTTTCGATGGCCCGTACGATTCTAGATGGGTGAATGGGAGAGCCTGTTTGATTGCCTTCCTGTTCATTCTGTTGTACCCATTTCTGTCTCATCTCCTGCCATTGAGATTTCCACGTTGTATGAGTGGATTGCTGCACTCCTTCAACCAATAAAGGAACGATTGTAGCTGAGTCGCCAACGATTCCTAACTCGATTGGAATTCCCTTTCCTATATTTTCTTGCATGTAATCGATTTGGATAATGCGAGCGTTTTGAGGTACATATCCTTCCGGCCACCACGTATCTCCTATAAGCAGCACTACATCTGCTTGCGTAAATACTTGTGCTGCATAAGGATTTCCTCCTTGACCGATTCCGCCCAACAAATTAGGAGACGTATCAGGGAGTATTGTTTTTGCGCCTAAGCTGACGAGCAGGCCTGCTCCCCATTTTTCGGCAAGCGTTTCCACATGTTTGGCAGCATTGCGAGCTCCTACGCCAGCCAATATCATTGGACGTTGTGCCAGATTCATTATGTCGATCGCTTGTTTTAATCCTTCCGCTTCGAAGTGATAAGTTCCTTTTAGCAGGAGTGGTTTAGGATGGGGCATGGCTTTCGTTCCCCTCGTAAACATGTCCTTTGGAACAGATAGGTGGGTAACGGTACCTTTGACAAGTGACATGTGCATTGCCTTGTTCAATACCTTAATAATGGCATCAGGATGTGCTAGAAGCGTACTATATTGGGCAAGTGGCTTGATTAGCTCTTGCTGGTTTACGTATTGTTTATAGTCGGTACCGATTTTATCTGTCGGGGCTTGTCCCGTAATAGCAAGAACAGATGCCTTATCCTTATAGGCATCACCAAGCCCGTTTAGTAGGTTACCAAGTCCAGGACCCATCGTAGCGATACAAACCCCGAGTCCGCCTGTTAGCTTTGCTTCGGCAGATGCCATCATTGCTGCTGTAGATTCATGCTTGACAGCGATAAACTGGATTTTATCTTGTTTTGCTATTGCATCCATTAAGCCTAAAATCGCGTCGCCGACTACACCATACATCCGTTTTACTCCCCAGATCCGTAGCTGCTCAAGC
Protein-coding sequences here:
- a CDS encoding sulfite exporter TauE/SafE family protein, coding for MSIEITLMGLLVGFLVGLTGVGGAALLTPILIIIGVQPSIAVGTDLVYNSVTKMFGVIQHWKQKTVNFTLVKYLAIGSIPSAIIAVSALHFFADVYHNQEEFIKSALGYVLILVSIATIIRVFFDKRLRPNRWQLAPIEEKKGLTICIGVVFGFIVGLTSIGSGSLFAVAMLYLYRMQASELVGTDIAHAFLLVTVAGVLHAGAGSVDYLLVGNLLLGSIPGVMFGSTLSAKVPARPLRTIIATIILISGLKLI
- a CDS encoding thiamine pyrophosphate-binding protein — its product is MQQNIRMDTEALSGKTVAEQLLEQLRIWGVKRMYGVVGDAILGLMDAIAKQDKIQFIAVKHESTAAMMASAEAKLTGGLGVCIATMGPGLGNLLNGLGDAYKDKASVLAITGQAPTDKIGTDYKQYVNQQELIKPLAQYSTLLAHPDAIIKVLNKAMHMSLVKGTVTHLSVPKDMFTRGTKAMPHPKPLLLKGTYHFEAEGLKQAIDIMNLAQRPMILAGVGARNAAKHVETLAEKWGAGLLVSLGAKTILPDTSPNLLGGIGQGGNPYAAQVFTQADVVLLIGDTWWPEGYVPQNARIIQIDYMQENIGKGIPIELGIVGDSATIVPLLVEGVQQSTHTTWKSQWQEMRQKWVQQNEQEGNQTGSPIHPSRIVRAIEKSVQPNAILTLDTGDVTVWMNRNFRSQQQEMLFSGEWRTMGFGLPAALAAKLCMPERQVVAIVGDGGLEMVLADLLTATRYNLQITVIVFNNGYLQMERDKMIVSGFNQEGTDLTNPDFVTLAQACSWNGYRIDSDTKLEEILQQALASNRPALVEVLTAPVVHPETKG